A stretch of Lepidochelys kempii isolate rLepKem1 chromosome 14, rLepKem1.hap2, whole genome shotgun sequence DNA encodes these proteins:
- the NOTUM gene encoding palmitoleoyl-protein carboxylesterase NOTUM isoform X2 produces MSQAVSLLAGLGRARSPTQRAQPRRGGGSGSRWAEEPCKCCCSWDCCTGAPVARAGRTGDGEGSSRRLRRQPGSGAKRPGSPWRASRWTSPPWKATWTVSWLRSRAWRSRCIRARPRTCTTSCASISCSTARSPATTAARQGECGLGSSPEHNQLEPPLTLGYYLKESKGSRRWLLFLEGGWYCFNRENCDTRYDTMRRLMSSKEWPITKTGTGILSSQPEENPHWWNANMVFIPYCSSDVWSGASSKSEKNEYAFMGALIIQEVVKELVGKGLNNAKVLLLAGSSAGGTGVLLNVDRVAEQLEEMGYQGIQVRGLADSGWFLDNKQYRRTDCIDTITCAPTEAIRRGIRYWNGIVPERCKLQFKEGEEWNCFFGYKIYPTLRCPVFVVQWLFDEAQLTVDNVHLTGQPVQEGQWLYIQNLGRELRNTLKDVTASFAPACLSHEIITRNHWTDIQVKGTSLPRALHCWDRSLHDSNKNGKAPLKGCPIHLIDSCPWPHCNPSCPTIRDQFTGQEMNVIQFLMHMGFDVQKMAQQQGLEPSKLLGMLSSDS; encoded by the exons ATGTCCCAGGCCGTGAGTCTGCtcgcggggctggggcgggcgcGCAGCCCCACGCAGCGAGCCCAGCCGCGGAGAGGAG GTGGCTCCGGGTCGCGATGGGCAGAGGAACCGTGCaagtgctgctgctcctgggactgctgcactggggccCCGGTGGCGAGGGCAGGAAGAACTGGAGACGGCGAGGGCAGCAGCCGGCGGCTGCGGCGGCAGCCCGGGAGCGGAGCGAAGCGACCGGGCAGCCCGTGGAGAGCTTCCCGCTGGACTTCACCGCCGTGGAAGGCAACATGGACAGTTTCATGGCTCAGATCAAGAGCCTGGCGCAGTCGTTGTATCCGTGCTCGGCCCAGAACCTGCACCACGAGCTGCGCCTCCATCTCCTGCTCAACAGCTCGGTCACCTGCAACGACGGCAGCCCGGCAGGGTGAGTGCGGGCTGGGGTCCTCTCCAGAACATAACCAGCTCGAGCCTCCCCTGACCCTGGG CTACTACCTCAAAGAATCGAAAGGCAGTAGAAGGTGGCTGCTGTTCCTGGAAG GGGGATGGTATTGCTTTAACAGAGAAAATTGTGATACCCGTTATGATACGATGAGGAGGCTGATGAGCTCCAAGGAGTGGCCCATTACCAAAACTG GAACTGGGATCCTGTCATCACAGCCAGAAGAAAATCCGCACTGGTGGAACGCAAACATGGT TTTCATCCCCTATTGCTCAAGTGATGTTTGGAGTGGTGCCTCTTCCAAATCTGAAAAAA ATGAATATGCCTTCATGGGAGCCCTCATAATACAAGAGGTAGTAAAGGAGCTGGTGGGAAAAGGCCTTAATAATGCAAAGGTACTACTCCTGGCCGGAAGCAG TGCTGGGGGAACTGGGGTGCTTCTGAATGTGGATCGAGTAGCAGAGCAGCTGGAGGAGATGGGTTACCAAGGGATTCAGGTCCGAGGGCTGGCAGATTCTGGCTGGTTCCTGGATAATAAACAGTACCGCAGAACTGACTGTATTGATACCATAACCTGTGCCCCAACAGAAGCTATTAGGAGAGGAATCAG ATATTGGAATGGCATTGTTCCTGAACGCTGCAAACTGCAGTTTAAAGAGGGAGAGGAATGGAATTGCTTTTTTGGCTATAAAATTTATCCCACTCTTCGAT GTCCAGTCTTTGTGGTGCAATGGCTCTTTGATGAGGCCCAGCTCACAGTAGATAATGTGCACCTAACTGGACAGCCTGTCCAGGAGGGGCAGTGGCTCTACATCCAGAATCTGGGCCGGGAGCTAAGAAATACCCTGAAGGATGTGAC TGCTAGTTTTGCTCCAGCCTGTTTGTCTCATGAGATCATTACGCGCAA TCACTGGACAGACATTCAGGTGAAAGGAACTTCGTTACCccgtgccctgcattgctgggaCCGCAGCCTGcatgacagcaacaaaaatgggaAAGCCCCTTTGAAGGGTTGCCCAATCCACCTGATTGACAGCTGTCCCTGGCCCCACTGTAACCCCTCATGCCCTACCATCCGGGACCAGTTCACGGGGCAGGAGATGAATGTGATCCAGTTCCTCATGCACATGGGGTTTGATGTTCAGAAGATGGCACAGCAACAGGGCCTGGAGCCCAGTAAACTTCTGGGGATGCTGAGCAGTGATAGCTAG
- the NOTUM gene encoding palmitoleoyl-protein carboxylesterase NOTUM isoform X1 encodes MRVVWDEKASPCAKKSRAPPSPAAEPGHQSPAPANYAQALPSPLIGAGLSRATRPCAALGTAGAGPGQRPQPRPARGRRSPRSTARPQGLVPPGPGAPASLQPSGAGGRARPSAQLLCSFPRRWLRVAMGRGTVQVLLLLGLLHWGPGGEGRKNWRRRGQQPAAAAAARERSEATGQPVESFPLDFTAVEGNMDSFMAQIKSLAQSLYPCSAQNLHHELRLHLLLNSSVTCNDGSPAGYYLKESKGSRRWLLFLEGGWYCFNRENCDTRYDTMRRLMSSKEWPITKTGTGILSSQPEENPHWWNANMVFIPYCSSDVWSGASSKSEKNEYAFMGALIIQEVVKELVGKGLNNAKVLLLAGSSAGGTGVLLNVDRVAEQLEEMGYQGIQVRGLADSGWFLDNKQYRRTDCIDTITCAPTEAIRRGIRYWNGIVPERCKLQFKEGEEWNCFFGYKIYPTLRCPVFVVQWLFDEAQLTVDNVHLTGQPVQEGQWLYIQNLGRELRNTLKDVTASFAPACLSHEIITRNHWTDIQVKGTSLPRALHCWDRSLHDSNKNGKAPLKGCPIHLIDSCPWPHCNPSCPTIRDQFTGQEMNVIQFLMHMGFDVQKMAQQQGLEPSKLLGMLSSDS; translated from the exons ATGCGTGTGGTTTGGGACGAGAAGGCGAGTCCGTGCGCCAAGAAAAGCCGAGCGCCCCCGAGCCCCGCCGCAGAGCCCGGGCACCAGTCGCCGGCCCCCGCTAACTACGCCCAGGCGCTACCCTCGCCGCTCATTGGAGCGGGACTGAGCCGAGCGACCAGACCCTGCGCTGCCCTGGGAACAGCGGGAGCAGGCCCGGGCCAGAGACCCCAACCCCGGCCAGCACGGGGGAGACGGAGCCCGCGGAGCACTGCCCGCCCCCAGGGACTAGTTCCCCCGGGACCCGGAGCCCCCGCCAGTCTGCAGCCGAgcggagcagggggcagagcccGTCCGAGCGCCCAActcctctgctccttcccccgCAGGTGGCTCCGGGTCGCGATGGGCAGAGGAACCGTGCaagtgctgctgctcctgggactgctgcactggggccCCGGTGGCGAGGGCAGGAAGAACTGGAGACGGCGAGGGCAGCAGCCGGCGGCTGCGGCGGCAGCCCGGGAGCGGAGCGAAGCGACCGGGCAGCCCGTGGAGAGCTTCCCGCTGGACTTCACCGCCGTGGAAGGCAACATGGACAGTTTCATGGCTCAGATCAAGAGCCTGGCGCAGTCGTTGTATCCGTGCTCGGCCCAGAACCTGCACCACGAGCTGCGCCTCCATCTCCTGCTCAACAGCTCGGTCACCTGCAACGACGGCAGCCCGGCAGG CTACTACCTCAAAGAATCGAAAGGCAGTAGAAGGTGGCTGCTGTTCCTGGAAG GGGGATGGTATTGCTTTAACAGAGAAAATTGTGATACCCGTTATGATACGATGAGGAGGCTGATGAGCTCCAAGGAGTGGCCCATTACCAAAACTG GAACTGGGATCCTGTCATCACAGCCAGAAGAAAATCCGCACTGGTGGAACGCAAACATGGT TTTCATCCCCTATTGCTCAAGTGATGTTTGGAGTGGTGCCTCTTCCAAATCTGAAAAAA ATGAATATGCCTTCATGGGAGCCCTCATAATACAAGAGGTAGTAAAGGAGCTGGTGGGAAAAGGCCTTAATAATGCAAAGGTACTACTCCTGGCCGGAAGCAG TGCTGGGGGAACTGGGGTGCTTCTGAATGTGGATCGAGTAGCAGAGCAGCTGGAGGAGATGGGTTACCAAGGGATTCAGGTCCGAGGGCTGGCAGATTCTGGCTGGTTCCTGGATAATAAACAGTACCGCAGAACTGACTGTATTGATACCATAACCTGTGCCCCAACAGAAGCTATTAGGAGAGGAATCAG ATATTGGAATGGCATTGTTCCTGAACGCTGCAAACTGCAGTTTAAAGAGGGAGAGGAATGGAATTGCTTTTTTGGCTATAAAATTTATCCCACTCTTCGAT GTCCAGTCTTTGTGGTGCAATGGCTCTTTGATGAGGCCCAGCTCACAGTAGATAATGTGCACCTAACTGGACAGCCTGTCCAGGAGGGGCAGTGGCTCTACATCCAGAATCTGGGCCGGGAGCTAAGAAATACCCTGAAGGATGTGAC TGCTAGTTTTGCTCCAGCCTGTTTGTCTCATGAGATCATTACGCGCAA TCACTGGACAGACATTCAGGTGAAAGGAACTTCGTTACCccgtgccctgcattgctgggaCCGCAGCCTGcatgacagcaacaaaaatgggaAAGCCCCTTTGAAGGGTTGCCCAATCCACCTGATTGACAGCTGTCCCTGGCCCCACTGTAACCCCTCATGCCCTACCATCCGGGACCAGTTCACGGGGCAGGAGATGAATGTGATCCAGTTCCTCATGCACATGGGGTTTGATGTTCAGAAGATGGCACAGCAACAGGGCCTGGAGCCCAGTAAACTTCTGGGGATGCTGAGCAGTGATAGCTAG
- the NOTUM gene encoding palmitoleoyl-protein carboxylesterase NOTUM isoform X3, producing the protein MGRGTVQVLLLLGLLHWGPGGEGRKNWRRRGQQPAAAAAARERSEATGQPVESFPLDFTAVEGNMDSFMAQIKSLAQSLYPCSAQNLHHELRLHLLLNSSVTCNDGSPAGYYLKESKGSRRWLLFLEGGWYCFNRENCDTRYDTMRRLMSSKEWPITKTGTGILSSQPEENPHWWNANMVFIPYCSSDVWSGASSKSEKNEYAFMGALIIQEVVKELVGKGLNNAKVLLLAGSSAGGTGVLLNVDRVAEQLEEMGYQGIQVRGLADSGWFLDNKQYRRTDCIDTITCAPTEAIRRGIRYWNGIVPERCKLQFKEGEEWNCFFGYKIYPTLRCPVFVVQWLFDEAQLTVDNVHLTGQPVQEGQWLYIQNLGRELRNTLKDVTASFAPACLSHEIITRNHWTDIQVKGTSLPRALHCWDRSLHDSNKNGKAPLKGCPIHLIDSCPWPHCNPSCPTIRDQFTGQEMNVIQFLMHMGFDVQKMAQQQGLEPSKLLGMLSSDS; encoded by the exons ATGGGCAGAGGAACCGTGCaagtgctgctgctcctgggactgctgcactggggccCCGGTGGCGAGGGCAGGAAGAACTGGAGACGGCGAGGGCAGCAGCCGGCGGCTGCGGCGGCAGCCCGGGAGCGGAGCGAAGCGACCGGGCAGCCCGTGGAGAGCTTCCCGCTGGACTTCACCGCCGTGGAAGGCAACATGGACAGTTTCATGGCTCAGATCAAGAGCCTGGCGCAGTCGTTGTATCCGTGCTCGGCCCAGAACCTGCACCACGAGCTGCGCCTCCATCTCCTGCTCAACAGCTCGGTCACCTGCAACGACGGCAGCCCGGCAGG CTACTACCTCAAAGAATCGAAAGGCAGTAGAAGGTGGCTGCTGTTCCTGGAAG GGGGATGGTATTGCTTTAACAGAGAAAATTGTGATACCCGTTATGATACGATGAGGAGGCTGATGAGCTCCAAGGAGTGGCCCATTACCAAAACTG GAACTGGGATCCTGTCATCACAGCCAGAAGAAAATCCGCACTGGTGGAACGCAAACATGGT TTTCATCCCCTATTGCTCAAGTGATGTTTGGAGTGGTGCCTCTTCCAAATCTGAAAAAA ATGAATATGCCTTCATGGGAGCCCTCATAATACAAGAGGTAGTAAAGGAGCTGGTGGGAAAAGGCCTTAATAATGCAAAGGTACTACTCCTGGCCGGAAGCAG TGCTGGGGGAACTGGGGTGCTTCTGAATGTGGATCGAGTAGCAGAGCAGCTGGAGGAGATGGGTTACCAAGGGATTCAGGTCCGAGGGCTGGCAGATTCTGGCTGGTTCCTGGATAATAAACAGTACCGCAGAACTGACTGTATTGATACCATAACCTGTGCCCCAACAGAAGCTATTAGGAGAGGAATCAG ATATTGGAATGGCATTGTTCCTGAACGCTGCAAACTGCAGTTTAAAGAGGGAGAGGAATGGAATTGCTTTTTTGGCTATAAAATTTATCCCACTCTTCGAT GTCCAGTCTTTGTGGTGCAATGGCTCTTTGATGAGGCCCAGCTCACAGTAGATAATGTGCACCTAACTGGACAGCCTGTCCAGGAGGGGCAGTGGCTCTACATCCAGAATCTGGGCCGGGAGCTAAGAAATACCCTGAAGGATGTGAC TGCTAGTTTTGCTCCAGCCTGTTTGTCTCATGAGATCATTACGCGCAA TCACTGGACAGACATTCAGGTGAAAGGAACTTCGTTACCccgtgccctgcattgctgggaCCGCAGCCTGcatgacagcaacaaaaatgggaAAGCCCCTTTGAAGGGTTGCCCAATCCACCTGATTGACAGCTGTCCCTGGCCCCACTGTAACCCCTCATGCCCTACCATCCGGGACCAGTTCACGGGGCAGGAGATGAATGTGATCCAGTTCCTCATGCACATGGGGTTTGATGTTCAGAAGATGGCACAGCAACAGGGCCTGGAGCCCAGTAAACTTCTGGGGATGCTGAGCAGTGATAGCTAG
- the MYADML2 gene encoding myeloid-associated differentiation marker-like protein 2, with product MMESSGGPYLNTAAVASPVGIARLLQVAFGCTTFSLVAHQGGFSAAYGTFCMFVWCFCFAVTIFIITCEFTRLHSCLSISWGNFTAAFAMLATLMSITAAVIYPLYFAQFGCYSISCKVRDFRIAASVFAGLMFIAYAVEVFLTRAKPGQVTNYMATVSGLLKIVQAFVACIIFGALVNDSQYINYVATQWCVAVYGFCFVVTVVVVAFNVTGRTAMLRCPFERFVVIYTFMAILMYVSAAVIWPVFCFDSKYGSPWRPYPCSQGKCPWDSQLVIAIFTYVNLVLYIVDLAYSQRIRFVSHP from the coding sequence ATGATGGAGAGCTCAGGAGGGCCGTATTTGAACACAGCAGCAGTGGCATCCCCGGTGGGAATAGCCCGTTTGTTGCAAGTGGCGTTTGGATGTACTACGTTCAGCCTGGTGGCCCATCAGGGGGGATTTAGTGCAGCCTATGGCACCTTCTGCATGTTCGTCTGGTGTTTCTGTTTTGCTGTCACCATCTTTATAATAACCTGTGAGTTCACTCGTCTCCACAGCTGCCTGAGCATCTCCTGGGGAAATTTCACAGCTGCTTTTGCCATGCTGGCCACACTCATGTCCATCACTGCGGCTGTGATCTACCCGCTCTATTTTGCCCAGTTTGGCTGTTATTCCATCAGTTGCAAGGTGAGAGATTTCCGCATAGCAGCCAGTGTCTTTGCAGGGCTCATGTTCATTGCTTATGCTGTGGAGGTGTTTCTAACCAGAGCCAAGCCAGGACAGGTGACCAACTACATGGCCACAGTATCTGGCCTCTTGAAAATTGTCCAGGCCTTTGTGGCCTGCATCATCTTTGGGGCACTGGTAAATGACAGTCAGTACATCAATTATGTGGCTACCCAATGGTGTGTGGCTGTCTATGGCTTCTGCTTTGTGGTGACAGTGGTGGTAGTGGCCTTCAATGTCACGGGAAGGACAGCAATGCTGCGGTGCCCCTTTGAGCGCTTTGTGGTCATTTACACATTCATGGCCATCCTCATGTATGTGAGTGCAGCAGTGATCTGGCCAGTGTTCTGCTTTGATAGTAAGTATGGGTCCCCATGGCGCCCCTACCCGTGCTCCCAGGGCAAATGCCCCTGGGACAGCCAACTGGTGATTGCTATATTTACTTATGTGAACCTGGTGCTTTACATTGTGGACTTGGCATACTCTCAACGTATCCGCTTTGTCTCACACCCTTAA